AAGCCTTGCAGTAATTTTAGGTTGTCTGCACTGTACAAGGCACTATCTGCTACCATTAGGGCATCAAAGGAAAGCTGTTGGCGAAACTCCAGCATCAACTGGGCAAATACCGCTTTGTCTAGCTTCGTTGCCATCTGCTATCCGCAGGTACAAGGGTACATCTCCATCCCCGCTACAAATCAGGTCAATGATGAACTGTTTGAGATCTGGTCGGTGGTCGCGGGAGTAACCCTGAGTGATGTGAATGGGCTTAGGGACGGCTTCCCCGTCCGAGGAAGGCTCAACTAATGTTGCCTTGTCCACTACTACAGACAGTTGTGCCGTGTTGGATTTGTACTGACCATGCACATGAAACGATGAGGAGTCTAAATGGAGAGTATCAGTCGCCACGCCATATTTGGCGGCAGCTTTCAGGGCGATACTGACAAACAACTGGGTTAGACCCGCTAGATACAGTTGATCTAGCACTCGTCCGAGGCGGTCATCATTGAAATGCTCGGCTCGGACACCAGGACCAATCAGGTGTTCTGTCGCTTTCCCTTCAAAAAATCGCTCAAACAGATACAGCGGCGCGGACACGAAGCCTAAGCCGTTGATAATCATCGCTTTGACCGCTTGACCGGCACTGACCAACTCTTTGGGATGCTTGCCTAACTTGTGATCAATTTCTTCAACGATGCCGATTTCATCCACTAGTCCTGCTATTAGACCAAGGTGGTTAAGACTTTGAACCCGAATTTCTCCAGAAACCATGATGCACCCGAAACTTTGCCATCACTTACTTCTACCTGTTCAAAATTATCAACTGTGACAGTTGAAAGGGCGGAATGTGGGTTACATGCAAGGGTCCGCACTCGCAGTCGTGCTAACGCGCGGTTATGCTGCTTTTCTTCTGCTGGCAACAGTTGCTTGCGTGGTTTCTTGGTGGGTGTACACGCGCCCCGATGCAGTTTGGCGAATCCGGGAAGAGCCTCGATCAGCTAAACACATCTGTGAACTCACAAACGGCAAGCGACTTCGCTTGAGTACCTTAAAGTCATGGGTTCTGCCCGTATCCACTGCGGTACAAATGACTTGCCTACTGTCATAGTCCACCAGCAGTTGAGCCTTCAAGGTATGACACTTCTGCTTGCCACTCTCCGTAGCGCTTCTGTTTTTTTGGGGGCGTTCAATCTCCATCTCGCCCACATCCACCACCCACACGTTCCACTCCCAGCCCGGTTGATACAACTGCCGTTGGCTTGGCAAGCGAAACTTGCCACTTTTGATCAACAGGTCTTCCACCTTGTAGATAATCCGCCCCACCGTTGTCTCGTGCAAACCCCAACTGGCTCCAATGTGAAACTGACTCCGATACTCTCGCCAATACTCCAATGCCACCAGCAGTTGGTCTTCCACACTCAGCTTCGGCTGTCCTCCACGCCGTCCTTGACGCTCTAGGTGCGGGCGTAGCACCGTGACCATCTCGGCAACCTTTGCCGAGATGGTCACCACACAATCGCTTGAACTCACCTGCTGAAAGCGGTTGTAAGTCTGGATACGGCATA
The window above is part of the Funiculus sociatus GB2-C1 genome. Proteins encoded here:
- a CDS encoding transposase family protein; this translates as MSSSDCVVTISAKVAEMVTVLRPHLERQGRRGGQPKLSVEDQLLVALEYWREYRSQFHIGASWGLHETTVGRIIYKVEDLLIKSGKFRLPSQRQLYQPGWEWNVWVVDVGEMEIERPQKNRSATESGKQKCHTLKAQLLVDYDSRQVICTAVDTGRTHDFKVLKRSRLPFVSSQMCLADRGSSRIRQTASGRVYTHQETTQATVASRRKAA